The Anas platyrhynchos isolate ZD024472 breed Pekin duck chromosome 3, IASCAAS_PekinDuck_T2T, whole genome shotgun sequence genome includes a window with the following:
- the UFL1 gene encoding E3 UFM1-protein ligase 1, translating into MAAAWEEIRRLAADFQRAQFAEVAQRLSERNCIEIVTKLIAEKQLEVVHTLDGKEYVTPAQICREIRDELHVSGGRVNIVDLQQIINVDLLHIENRANDIVKSDKTIQLVLGQLINESYLDQLAEEINDKLQETGQVTISELCKAYDLPGDFLTQVLSRRLGRIIHGRLDQENRGVIFTEAFVSRHRARIRGLFSAITRPTPISNLITRYGFQEHLLYSVLEELVNAGRLKGTVVGGKQDKAVFVPDIYARTQSNWVDSFFKQNGYLEFDALYRLGIPDPSGYIKKRYKSTKLLFLRAACVGQEIVDQVEASVEEAVSSGTWIDVATLLPSSLSAEDCGILLQQVMRSLNKNSSSLVFSDTIVVSEKFLSSCTDLFSDMMKQKAEKEMKNNPVHLITEEDLKQASVLENSNANKKDKKDDRRRKATEGSGSVRGGGGGNAREIKIKKTKKKGRKDADSDEESQTTSTDRNKHMEFPFMTQEEIQDVLKTRMQDCPEELITELAEHLIRPLTKSYQEVVRSVFTSSTSSSGASRRQTMKDLQEEFSNLYNNIRLFEKGTKHFTDETQTNLVKHLLKTVCTDVTNLIFNFLASDSMMTTENYSAITSEVRTKILGKLPEDTKGPLTKLHTSLNGKSLEDFLSYLDSAADICDIMVKKGDKKKERQVLFQHRQALIEQLKVTEDPALVLHLTSVLLFQFSTHCMLHAPGRSVPQIINFLSGKIPEDQHSLLVKYQGLVVKQLISQTKKTEQGVSDETEEDEGADAIRKELQEITTSIKDLVLRPRKSSVTEE; encoded by the exons ATGGCGGCCGCCTGGGAGGAGATCCGGCGCCTGGCCGCCGACTTCCAGCGGGCGCAGTTCGCTGAGGTGGCCCAGAG GTTGTCAGAACGGAACTGTATAGAAATCGTCACTAAACTGATCGCAGAAAAGCAGTTGGAAGTGGTGCATACACTGGATGGAAAAGAGTATGTCACGCCAGCACAGATCTGTAGGGAGATTCGGGATGAGCTTCATGTTAGTGGTG gtcgAGTAAACATTGTTGACTTGCAACAG ataataAATGTGGACCTTCTGCACATAGAAAACAGAGCTAATGATATCGTTAAATCAGACAAAACTATTCAGCTTGTGCTGGGACAGCTTATAAATGA GAGTTACCTAGACCAAttagcagaagaaataaatgataaaCTACAAGAAACTGGCCAGGTGACAATATCCGAACTCTGCAAGGCATATGACCTTCCAGGAGACTTCCTGACACAG GTATTATCCAGGCGTTTGGGTAGAATTATTCATGGACGACTAGACCAGGAAAACCGTGGGGTGATTTTCACAGAAGCCTTTGTTTCCCGGCATCGAGCACGCATTCGTGGTCTCTTCAGTGCGATTACTCG GCCTACACCTATAAGTAACTTGATCACTCGGTATGGATTTCAAGAACATTTACTTTACT ctGTGCTAGAAGAACTTGTTAACGCTGGTCGTCTAAAAGGCACCGTGGTTGGTGGGAAACAGGATAAGGCTGTGTTTGTTCCAGACATCTATGCCAGAACACAGAGCAACTGGGTGGATTCCTTTTTTAAGCAGAATGGTTACTTAG AATTTGATGCGTTATACAGACTTGGAATCCCTGACCCATCAggctacattaaaaaaagatacAAGTCCACAAAACTCTTATTTCTGAGAGCAGCTTGTGTTGGTCAAGAAATTGTGGATCAGGTTGAAGCTTCTGTAGAAGAAGCCGTCAGTTCTGGAACCTGGATAGATGTAGCA ACTCTTCTGCCAAGTTCATTATCAGCAGAAGATTGTGGAATTTTGCTTCAGCAAGTGATGAGATCTTTGAACAAAAACTCTTCCAGTTTAGTCTTCAGCGACACCATTGTAGTCAGTGAGAAATTTCTAAGCAGCTGTACTGATCTGTTTTCTGATATGATgaaacagaaagctgaaaag gaaatgaaaaataacccTGTTCACTTAATCACTGAAGAAGATTTAAAACAGGcttctgttttagaaaattcaaatgctaataaaaaagacaaaaaagatgATAGAAGAAGGAAGGCAACTG AGGGCAGTGGAAGTGTgagaggaggcggtggtggtaaCGCTAGAGAGATCAAGATTAAGAAAaccaagaagaaaggaaggaaggatgctGACAGTGATGAAGAGTCACAAACAACTAGCACAG ATAGGAATAAGCACATGGAGTTCCCTTTCATGACCCAAGAGGAAATTCAGGATGTTTTAAAGACCCGTATGCAAGACTGCCCTGAGGAGCTTATTACAGAACTTGCTGAACATCTAATAAG ACCTCTAACAAAAAGTTATCAAGAAGTTGTGCGTTCCGTTTTTACATCTTCAACATCTTCCTCTGGAGCTAGCAGAAGACAGACTATGAAGGACTTGCAGGAAGAATTCTCAAACTTGTACAACAACATTCGGTTATTTGAAAAGGGAACAAAGCATTTCACAG atgaaaCTCAGACTAACCTTGTCAAGCATCTGTTGAAGACTGTCTGTACAGATGTTACAAATCTTATTTTCAACTTCCTAGCATCTGATTCAATGATGACAACAGAAAATTACTCTGCCATCACAAGTGAG GTCAGGACCAAGATTTTAGGTAAATTGCCAGAAGACACCAAAGGTCCTTTAACTAAACTGCATACTTCTCTGAATGGCAAG agtttAGAAGATTTCCTTTCATACCTTGATTCTGCAGCAGATATTTGTGATATTATGGTgaaaaaaggagacaaaaagaaagaaag GCAAGTCTTATTTCAGCATAGACAAGCTCTGATTGAACAGCTAAAAGTAACAGAAGATCCAGCTCTTGTTCTGCACCTGACATCAGTactgttatttcagttttcaacccACTGTATGCTTCATGCACCAGGGAGATCTGTACCACAGATCATTAATTTCCTAAGCGGCAAGATCCCAGAG gaTCAGCATTCTCTGTTAGTCAAATACCAGGGATTAGTAGTGAAACAATTGATCAGTCAGACTAAGAAGACTGAACAGGGGGTCAGCGATGAAACAGAAGAGGACGAAGGAGCAGATGCCATTCGGAAAGAGCTCCAGGAAATCACTACCTCTATCAAAGATCTTGTTCTCAGACCTAGAAAATCTTCTGTAACAGAGGAATAA